Proteins from one Candidatus Eisenbacteria bacterium genomic window:
- a CDS encoding AAA family ATPase produces the protein MKILRVKLDRFGALQGEFSFDPAHVTVLVDDNERGKSTLLAAITAGLYGLEDDRRSHRVVTPRERWRPWNGGNFRVELEVDADGRRLTIKRDFERDTIEIFDDRGGEVTAEFRDGKDRFPVGQKLLGLDVEEFIKCSCITQGEVQRVIPSDPRDRSGSSLRARLESAADSKLGDMSATEAVKHLDAALKRYQCAELDSTLQVDTTIQRLELKRKDIEVQLHTLEHDLDQIREPLEALARLEEDERTARAELTNLEAERQSALAGDVRRQLDDDAKIRAEVTRLEEEAAGLAQAAHLPVTSEASLRETVGRYEEAKRNLEALEARRREEISRERESLTRELADLEVYAKLPAGDADRCVTLASELRRISEDDERLREEVFTLRDGLASSGHEPERLQWLQERFGSLPAERVAVLRRQSDMQLAYQTEVATLERERTQGSEVLREIDAMRNRWLMPGWFFVALGLASAVAGGSIMILNGLQVLWTGLLAGGAGLLAIGGILLGVGARARSGDREDGLRQLTESQRKLSALKQARAETDVTLQVLSRQMGYRDQVDLLREWNEYARLSDESAPALRAQQQLSSLDQRRREALEQSREVLASIGGGDPDPERLESVANKIRRSHSMLQAARDLERRFSWIDDERRVVEAQAAGLHERAIRILQSAGLSYEPTRTWDEHAQELAGRVQGRVRWATITEHLLPAQRIRLLDPSAVEALQSQLASIEAGLASFGARTPRTPVEIETESRRTREELDQVIRRRTDLRVQVEETERRCRGEHPVRVLEKERVEAALLRARRFKHAVETARDTIQKVAADTHRRWADYLNERVSTLLNGIGSGIQQLRFGDDLDFSIKVADGQQLARGKADLQLSAGARDQLYFAVRLAVSEFLSRGHSPVPFLLDDVFVTSDDDRTRAAMKLLIAEFANEHQVILLTCHRKRHEALAALDPELYAARVRWVDANAFSRAS, from the coding sequence ATGAAGATCCTCCGCGTGAAGCTCGACCGTTTCGGGGCGCTGCAGGGCGAGTTCTCCTTCGATCCCGCGCACGTGACCGTTCTGGTCGACGACAACGAGCGCGGCAAGTCCACGCTGCTGGCCGCCATCACCGCTGGTCTCTACGGTCTCGAAGACGATCGCCGCAGCCATCGCGTGGTGACGCCGCGCGAACGCTGGCGCCCGTGGAACGGCGGGAACTTCCGGGTCGAGCTGGAAGTCGACGCGGATGGCCGCCGGCTCACGATCAAGCGGGACTTCGAACGCGACACGATCGAGATCTTCGACGATCGCGGCGGCGAGGTGACCGCCGAGTTCCGAGACGGCAAGGACCGCTTTCCGGTCGGGCAGAAGCTGCTGGGCCTCGACGTCGAAGAGTTCATCAAGTGCTCGTGCATCACCCAGGGCGAGGTGCAGCGCGTGATTCCTTCGGATCCGCGGGATCGCTCCGGCTCCTCGCTGCGCGCGCGACTCGAGAGCGCGGCCGACTCCAAGCTCGGTGACATGAGTGCGACCGAGGCCGTGAAGCATCTCGACGCGGCACTCAAGCGCTACCAGTGCGCGGAACTCGACTCGACGCTGCAGGTCGACACGACGATCCAGAGGCTCGAACTCAAGCGCAAGGACATCGAAGTCCAGCTCCATACGCTCGAGCACGACCTGGACCAGATTCGCGAGCCGCTCGAAGCGCTCGCGCGTCTCGAGGAAGACGAGCGTACCGCGCGTGCCGAGCTGACGAACCTCGAGGCCGAGCGCCAGAGCGCGCTGGCCGGGGACGTGCGCCGCCAGCTCGATGACGACGCGAAGATCCGCGCCGAAGTGACGCGGCTCGAGGAAGAGGCCGCGGGGCTCGCCCAGGCCGCCCACCTTCCGGTGACGTCGGAAGCGAGCCTGCGCGAGACGGTCGGTCGATACGAAGAAGCGAAGCGCAATCTGGAAGCGCTCGAAGCCCGCCGGCGCGAGGAGATCTCGCGCGAGCGCGAGTCGCTGACTCGCGAGCTGGCGGATCTCGAGGTCTACGCCAAACTGCCGGCCGGCGACGCCGATCGGTGCGTCACGCTGGCGTCCGAACTGCGTCGCATCTCCGAGGACGACGAGCGGCTGCGCGAAGAGGTCTTCACGCTGCGCGACGGCCTGGCGAGCTCCGGCCACGAGCCCGAGCGTCTGCAGTGGCTGCAGGAGCGCTTCGGCTCGCTGCCCGCCGAGCGCGTCGCGGTGCTGAGACGCCAGTCCGACATGCAGCTCGCGTATCAGACCGAGGTCGCCACACTCGAGCGCGAGCGCACCCAGGGCAGCGAGGTGCTGCGCGAGATCGACGCGATGCGCAATCGCTGGCTGATGCCGGGCTGGTTCTTCGTCGCGCTCGGACTCGCCTCCGCGGTCGCGGGTGGCTCGATCATGATCCTGAACGGTCTGCAGGTGCTGTGGACCGGGCTGCTGGCGGGTGGCGCAGGCCTGCTCGCGATCGGCGGCATCCTGCTCGGCGTCGGCGCGCGGGCGCGCTCCGGCGACCGCGAGGACGGATTGCGCCAGCTCACCGAATCGCAGCGCAAGCTGTCGGCGCTCAAGCAGGCGCGCGCCGAGACCGACGTCACGCTGCAGGTGCTGTCGCGCCAGATGGGTTATCGCGATCAGGTCGATCTGCTGCGCGAGTGGAACGAGTACGCGCGGCTCTCGGACGAGAGCGCACCGGCGCTGCGCGCCCAGCAGCAGCTCTCGAGCCTCGACCAGCGTCGCCGCGAGGCCCTCGAGCAATCGCGCGAGGTGCTGGCCTCGATCGGCGGTGGCGACCCCGATCCCGAACGGCTCGAATCGGTCGCGAACAAGATCCGCCGTTCCCACTCCATGCTGCAGGCCGCGCGCGATCTGGAGCGCCGTTTCTCGTGGATCGACGACGAGCGACGCGTGGTCGAGGCGCAGGCCGCCGGGCTCCACGAACGCGCGATCCGCATCCTTCAGTCCGCCGGGCTCAGCTACGAGCCGACCCGTACCTGGGACGAACACGCGCAGGAGCTGGCGGGTCGCGTCCAGGGCCGCGTGCGGTGGGCGACCATCACCGAACACCTGCTGCCGGCCCAGCGCATTCGACTGCTCGACCCGTCGGCGGTCGAAGCGCTCCAGTCGCAGCTCGCTTCGATCGAGGCGGGGCTCGCTTCGTTCGGCGCGCGCACCCCGCGCACTCCGGTCGAGATCGAAACCGAATCGCGTCGAACGCGTGAAGAGCTGGACCAGGTGATCCGTCGTCGCACCGACCTGCGCGTTCAGGTCGAGGAGACCGAACGCCGGTGCCGCGGCGAGCATCCGGTGCGCGTGCTCGAAAAGGAACGGGTCGAGGCGGCGCTGCTGCGCGCGCGGCGCTTCAAGCACGCGGTCGAGACCGCGCGCGACACCATCCAGAAGGTGGCCGCGGACACGCATCGCCGCTGGGCCGACTACCTGAACGAGCGCGTCAGCACGTTGCTCAACGGCATCGGCAGCGGGATCCAGCAGCTGCGATTCGGCGACGACCTGGACTTCTCGATCAAGGTTGCCGACGGGCAGCAGCTCGCGCGCGGCAAGGCGGACCTTCAGCTGTCGGCGGGTGCTCGCGACCAGCTCTACTTCGCGGTGCGGCTCGCAGTCAGCGAGTTCCTGTCACGCGGTCACAGCCCGGTGCCGTTCCTGCTCGACGACGTGTTCGTGACCAGCGACGACGATCGCACGCGTGCCGCCATGAAGCTGCTGATCGCGGAGTTCGCGAACGAGCATCAGGTGATTCTGTTGACCTGTCATCGCAAGCGTCACGAGGCGCTGGCGGCGCTGGATCCCGAGCTCTACGCCGCGCGCGTCCGGTGGGTCGACGCGAACGCGTTCTCCCGCGCTTCGTAG